The Amycolatopsis coloradensis sequence GCGAACCGGAGGTCTGGCGCACCGTCGTCCTCGGTACGCCCGGGACGGGGCGCGTCACACCCGCCGTCGACGCCGTCGCGCGGGCGCTGGTCCGGCAGATCCACCGGACCGTGCGGGAGGGCGCTTGGCCCTCCCGCACGGCTCTGGGAAGACCGAACAGGAGAAGAATGAGCACGCTCCCCCGCACCGGCCACGCCGTCGCCGCCGACGGCACCCGGCTGGCCTATCAGTGGCACGGCACGGGCAGGCCGCTCGTGCTGCTGGCCGGGCAGGCGAACGACCACACGTGGTGGGATCGCACGCGCGAAGACTTCCCGAGCACGATCACCATGGACTACCGCGGTACAGGTGGCAGCGACGCACCCGATTCCGCTTACTCCACACCGGGTTTCGCGGACGACGTGATCGCGGTCCTCGACGAACTCGGAGTCGGTGAAGCCGATGTCTACGGCACCTCGATGGGTGGCCGCGTCGCCCAGTGGGTCGCCGCGCGGTATCCCGATCGGGTACGGCGGCTCGTGCTCGGCTGCACCTCGCCCGGTGGCACGCACGGTGTCGAGCGGTCGAACGACGTGCGATTGGCCTTGGCCCGGCGGTCTTCCGTGGAAGCACGGGAGACGCTGGAGAACCTGATGTACACACCCGCATGGCGAGCGGCCAATCCCGGTCCGTACCGGGTGCTGGGCGCGCACGGCATGCCGCCGCACGCCGTGCGCGGACATCTGGTCGCGAGCAACACGCACGACGCCTGGGATGTGCTTCCCGAGATCACCGCGCCCACGCTGGTCCTGCACGGTGACGATGATCTGCTCGCACCCGTGGCGAACGCGCCGCTGTTGACGGAGCGGATCCCCGACGCGCGGATGCATCTCTTCGCCGGGGCGCGCCATGCCTATTTCGACGAGTGCCGTCCCGAATCGAGCGACCTGGTGAGCGATTTCCTCGGGTAGACCATGCCGACCGGGTAGGCGCCCATCGCGGATTTCTACTTCTCAACCGCAGGGATCACAGCTCATGATGGTCGGCGCTCCCGGAGCGAAGGAGCTTCCCTTGCCGCACAAGAAACCCGGCGTCGTCGCGAACGTGGTCCGCGGCTGCCTCGGCAACCTGGTCGAGTGGTACGACTGGTTCGTCTACGCCTCGTTCAGCATCTACTTCGCGGCCAGCTTCTTCCCCCAGGGAAACCTGACGGCCCAGTTGCTTTCGACCGCCGTCGTGTTCGCCGTCGGCTTCCTGATGCGCTCGCTCGGTGGCTGGCTCCTTGGCCTCTACGCGGACGAATCCGGCCGCCGCGCCGCGCTGACCCTGTCCGTGACGCTGATGAGCTTCGGCTCGCTGGCCATCGCTCTCACTCCCGGCTATGCGAGATCGGCATCCTCGCGCCCGTGATCCTCGTGGTCGCCAGGCTCGCGCAAGGTCTCTCGGTCGGAGGCGAGTTCGGTTCGAGCGCGACCTACCTGTCCGAGATCGCCACTCCGCGGCGACGCGGGTTCCACTCGAGCTTCCAGTACGTCTCGATCACCGTCGGCCAGCTTTCGGCCCTGCTGGTGATGATCGTGATGCAGTCGCTGCTCACCGAAGCACAGATGTACGCGTGGGGCCGGCGGGTGCCGTTCGTGCTCGGCGCGATCGCCGGGCTCGTGGTGATGCACCTCCGCCGCAGCATGGTGGAATCGGAGCACTTCCAGCGCTCTTCGGCCGCCGGTTCGGCGCCCCACGGCGGCCTGCGGGTCCTGCTCCGTGAACACCGTCGCCAGGTTCTCGGCCTCGCCATCGGCGGCACGGTGGCGTTCTACACCTTCACCAGCTACCTGCAGAAGTACATGGTGAACACGGCGGGGATCCCCCAGCCGACCGCCTCACTCATCGGTTTCGCGGCACTGTTCCTGTTCATCTTCATGCAGCCCGTCGCCGGCGCCCTTTCCGACCGCTGGGGCCGCCGCCCGGTCATGTTCGGCTTCTCAGTCGGAGGGAGGCTGCTGACCGTACCGATCATGACGCCCGTGGGCAGGACGGGAATCCGTGGGTCGCCTTCCTGCTCATGATCACCGCCATGGTCTTCCTCAGTGGCTACACCGCCCTGTCGGCCATCATCAAGGCGGAGATGTTCCCCACCAACGTCCGCGCGCTGGGAGCCGGACTGCCGCACGCCCTGGCGACCGCGGTCTTCGGCGGACTCTCGGAACCGATCGCGCTGGCCTTGAAGCAGGCCGGACACGAGAGCGTGTTCTTCTGGTGGGTCACCGGGTGCATCGCACTGACCTTCGTGGCGACTCTGGTGGTGCGGGAACCCTCGCGTGACTCTGCTCTGGAGGTCGGTGTGGAGCCTGCTCGGGATGCTGTTGTGTGGTAAGAGGTTTGGTGTTGTGTGGTTTCTCGTTGGTGTCGAGCCGTAGCCATCCTCCGCTGGCACCGTTCCTTGTACCTTGCGTCGCGGTGTGGTGAGCACCGCGGCGACTGTCGTGGTTCGGAGTGTCTCGCCTCCTGCGATCTTGCCGTGGCCGAATTCCGGCAACGGTCGCAGCGACTCCCCAGCTGATGGCCGCTTCATCGTGGGCACCACGGCGACGATCGTC is a genomic window containing:
- a CDS encoding alpha/beta fold hydrolase, which codes for MSTLPRTGHAVAADGTRLAYQWHGTGRPLVLLAGQANDHTWWDRTREDFPSTITMDYRGTGGSDAPDSAYSTPGFADDVIAVLDELGVGEADVYGTSMGGRVAQWVAARYPDRVRRLVLGCTSPGGTHGVERSNDVRLALARRSSVEARETLENLMYTPAWRAANPGPYRVLGAHGMPPHAVRGHLVASNTHDAWDVLPEITAPTLVLHGDDDLLAPVANAPLLTERIPDARMHLFAGARHAYFDECRPESSDLVSDFLG